ACCGCATGCTCGAGCTGGGCATCTCGGTCGTCTTCGACCTCCGATCCGACAGCGAGGTCGAGCAGGCGCCCGACCGTCTGCCCGCCGGCGTGCGCCATGTGCACCTTCCGATGTCGAGCGATGTCGCCCAGGGGCGGTCGATGTTGCAGCGGATCCTCGACGGTGACCTTCCCAAGTTCGACGACGACGACATGGCGGAGGGGTATCTCCGCATGCTCGACGGCTTTCCCGGCCATCTCGCCGAGATCGTGTCGGCGGTCGCGGACGGCGAACGCGTGCTCTTCCACTGCACCGCCGGCAAGGACCGGACCGGCATCGCGGCGATGACGCTGCTCGGTCTCGCCGGCGTCGCCGACCCGTACATCCTCGATGACTACGAAATCACCAGTCGCTTCCGAGCAACCTCCGCCGAGGGCACCAAATGGTTCGAGGACCAGATTCGCGGCGCCGGGTTCGACCCGGCGGATTTCACGGCGCTCTGGGGTTCACCGCGACCGGTGATGCGCAAGACGCTCGACGGCCTCCGCTCGCAGTGGGGTGACCACGACGGCTACCTCCGCCGTATCGGCGTGGTCGATGACATCGCCGCCCGGGCCAGGGTTGCGCTGCGCGTCGACTGAACGCCGTCGTTCGCCTCGCGCCGTGCTCGTGACGACTCCGTTGCAGACCACCGGGAGTGCTTGACCTCGCTCGTGGGAACCTTTACCGTTCGCGTTCAATCCGCCCGCCTCTCCGGCTCCGGATCGTGCACCGCCCGCCACGGCCGGTGCCGGTTCTGGTTGCCCGAGAGTTGTTGGACCGCCGCGGAACCACTAGCGTGCAAAGCAACGTGGTCGTCCTCGCGCCTGTTCCGACTTTTTCAAGTCGTTGCGTCGCGCCCGGGCGACCCTGTTGTCGTCCTCATCCACGGCCAACTTTGGAGCCAAGGTGACCACACGCGCCGCTCATCGCGAACGCTACTCGTTCGGAAATCTCCCTGAGGTTCTCGAACTCCCCGATCTCATCGCTGTGCAGCGTGAGTCTTTCAAATGGCTACTCGACGAGGGTCTCGCGCAGACCTTCCGCGACATCAGCCCGATCAAGGACTTCACGGAGACCCTGCAACTCGAACTCGAGTTCGATCCCGACGACGAGGACCTGCGCCCCCCGCCGAAGTTCACGGTGGAGGAGTGCAAAGAGAAGGACATGACCTACAGCGCGCCGATCTTCGTGCGCGCCCGCTTCATGAACGCCAACACCGGCGAGATCAAGGAACAGACGGTCTTCATGGGCGACTTCCCCATGATGACCGACAAGGGCACCTTCATCATCAACGGCACCGAGCGTGTCGTCGTGTCGCAGCTCGTGCGTTCCCCCGGCGTCATCTTCCAGCCGGGCGAGCGGTTCCGTCTGCGCAACCTGAGCAAGCACCAGCTCGTCACCGGCACCGTGCATCCGTACCGCGGCGAGTGGATCGAGTTCGACGTCGAACAGAAGCCCGGCAAGGACGTCACCGCCGGCGCCCGTGTGGCCCGCAAGCGCCGCATCTCGCTGTTCACCCTGCTGCGTGCCCTCGGCTACGACGAGGAGAACGAGCCCGGGTTCCTCGACAAGTTCGTCCAGTACTTCGACTTCCTCGAGGGGCAGTGGGAGAAGGACAAGGAGATCTCGCCGACGCAGGAAGAATCCCTGCTCGAGATCTACAAGCGTGCCCGCCCGGGCGAACCGCCCACGGTCGAGTCGGCTCGCGCCTACTTCCGCAACGCCTTCTTCGAGCCGCGTCGCTACGACCTCAGCCGGGTCGGTCGCTACAAGCTCAACCGCAAGCTCGGCCCCGAACTCGACTTCCTCGAGAAGCAGTTCAA
This is a stretch of genomic DNA from Acidimicrobiales bacterium. It encodes these proteins:
- a CDS encoding tyrosine-protein phosphatase, whose translation is MPDTVPLTPVSHVNVVAVGEELLVTWRGGSDEMSVFLSADPDDAGTDVRAPDAPGHVALPMPRHRAYVHLFEPTQGFVVAAERRLAMDGPANFRDLGGYPTLDDSWTRWGRVFRSDGLHALSAADHDRMLELGISVVFDLRSDSEVEQAPDRLPAGVRHVHLPMSSDVAQGRSMLQRILDGDLPKFDDDDMAEGYLRMLDGFPGHLAEIVSAVADGERVLFHCTAGKDRTGIAAMTLLGLAGVADPYILDDYEITSRFRATSAEGTKWFEDQIRGAGFDPADFTALWGSPRPVMRKTLDGLRSQWGDHDGYLRRIGVVDDIAARARVALRVD